A single window of Anaerocolumna chitinilytica DNA harbors:
- a CDS encoding Bax inhibitor-1/YccA family protein, which produces MPWCPECKSEYVDGITTCPTCGIPLVDSLEKTEAQVEFLDTKKEAFAKKFVEFLEYSNIKNASYSFKEEDATFVVLIDKKDQKQVKKLYDAFYAVEAEKTLKAAAVKGAFSSDSENFRNELSKDDEALEEVYADAAYEDATYEGNESSSETTDEETEIIDEADEDYDMDEVTEELFEKEEVQGIFESARPPVVESSTYVKKEEQYKDLSSSASSFIIVSIAGLVLLLLNAFGVISIFSGALSYIVMGAVLIAFLVIGITTYQRSKQVEKEISDENSITDAIQEYLDANLTKEKIDSFADPSAAEEVKFLQQMEKMKAMVVAKFGEMDDKYLDRLMEEYYNDHFEEEESEEP; this is translated from the coding sequence ATGCCCTGGTGTCCTGAATGTAAATCAGAATATGTAGATGGAATCACCACCTGTCCGACCTGTGGTATTCCCTTAGTTGACAGCCTGGAAAAGACGGAAGCACAAGTAGAATTCTTAGACACAAAGAAAGAAGCTTTTGCAAAGAAATTCGTGGAGTTTCTTGAATACTCCAATATTAAAAATGCTTCTTATTCTTTCAAAGAAGAAGACGCGACTTTCGTGGTCCTCATTGACAAAAAGGATCAGAAGCAGGTGAAGAAGCTCTATGATGCATTTTATGCCGTAGAAGCCGAAAAGACCTTAAAAGCTGCTGCCGTTAAAGGGGCCTTCTCTTCCGATTCAGAAAATTTTAGAAATGAATTATCCAAAGATGACGAAGCCCTGGAAGAAGTTTATGCAGATGCTGCTTATGAAGATGCTACTTATGAAGGGAATGAATCCTCCTCAGAGACTACTGATGAAGAAACAGAAATCATCGATGAAGCTGATGAGGACTATGACATGGATGAGGTTACAGAAGAACTCTTTGAAAAAGAAGAAGTTCAGGGAATCTTTGAAAGTGCAAGACCTCCGGTAGTTGAATCCTCCACTTACGTTAAAAAGGAAGAGCAATATAAAGATTTAAGCTCCTCTGCTTCTTCTTTTATCATTGTTTCAATTGCCGGCCTCGTATTACTTTTACTGAATGCTTTTGGTGTTATCAGCATCTTCTCCGGAGCACTTTCCTATATTGTAATGGGTGCAGTGCTGATTGCTTTTCTTGTTATCGGAATTACCACCTATCAAAGAAGCAAACAGGTAGAAAAGGAAATCAGTGATGAGAATTCCATTACAGATGCTATCCAAGAGTATTTAGATGCCAATCTTACGAAAGAAAAGATAGATAGCTTTGCTGACCCATCTGCTGCAGAAGAAGTGAAATTCCTTCAGCAGATGGAAAAAATGAAAGCTATGGTTGTTGCTAAATTCGGTGAAATGGATGATAAATACTTAGACCGTCTAATGGAAGAATATTATAACGACCATTTTGAGGAAGAGGAATCAGAAGAACCTTAA
- a CDS encoding dicarboxylate/amino acid:cation symporter, with protein sequence MNIDWLSVAAFVIVLIFFIIIYKLQKKEVSFTGIILGALAAGVVIGIIFSGHTSWVMPIGKIYVSTLNAIVSPLIIVSILSSITSLGSMKQLKGIGLRSILWLLMTTLLAILLSMGLGLTFGVGRNSYLSLEGIDAQNFQSKVVPFTQVLIGFFPRNVISDIAEENTIPMILFAVLIAVSYIMAANENHEKVEIFKKFIEAVKEIIFKAVDFIISLTPYAVLTLIATATGNGISRAGIIWSLLVLLIVSFIAFAFDMWVINAVLVKVFAKLSPFRFFRKILPAQIVGFSTQSSAGTLPISTEILVDKIGIAPKVANFTAPLGTTIGMPGCAGIWPVLIAIYGINGLGIHYGIKDYILLAVVSLFVSLGTAGVPGTATITTASVLTAMGLPLELIVLSIPISAIADTGRTATNITGAMVAAAIVGRKENSLNDKIFNDIEINDSVETEVIQDSLEEVPVGAGCRL encoded by the coding sequence ATGAATATAGATTGGTTGTCAGTGGCAGCTTTCGTAATAGTATTAATATTCTTTATAATTATATATAAATTGCAGAAAAAAGAAGTGAGTTTTACTGGTATTATCTTAGGGGCATTAGCGGCAGGTGTTGTAATTGGAATAATCTTTTCCGGGCACACTTCATGGGTTATGCCTATTGGTAAAATCTATGTCAGTACATTAAATGCGATTGTAAGTCCTTTAATCATTGTATCAATCCTTAGCAGTATAACCTCATTGGGTTCTATGAAACAGTTAAAAGGGATAGGTCTGCGCTCCATCTTATGGCTGCTTATGACTACATTACTTGCAATATTATTGTCCATGGGATTGGGATTGACCTTTGGCGTGGGAAGAAATTCTTATCTATCACTGGAGGGTATTGATGCACAGAATTTTCAGAGTAAGGTCGTGCCCTTTACTCAGGTTCTTATCGGATTTTTCCCTCGCAATGTTATCAGTGATATTGCCGAGGAGAATACAATTCCTATGATACTCTTTGCTGTATTGATAGCTGTTTCTTATATAATGGCCGCCAATGAAAATCATGAGAAGGTAGAAATATTTAAGAAGTTTATCGAAGCTGTAAAGGAAATAATATTTAAAGCAGTAGATTTTATTATTAGCCTTACTCCTTATGCAGTTCTGACATTGATTGCTACCGCAACAGGGAATGGTATCAGCCGGGCAGGTATTATATGGTCCCTTCTGGTGCTGCTCATTGTATCCTTTATTGCCTTTGCTTTTGATATGTGGGTCATTAATGCTGTATTAGTAAAGGTATTCGCAAAGTTAAGTCCTTTTCGGTTCTTCCGTAAGATATTACCCGCACAGATTGTTGGCTTCTCAACACAATCCAGTGCGGGAACATTACCCATATCCACTGAAATCCTGGTAGATAAAATCGGTATAGCACCTAAAGTTGCGAATTTTACAGCTCCTCTTGGAACTACTATTGGAATGCCCGGATGTGCCGGAATATGGCCGGTACTCATCGCAATCTATGGAATTAACGGTCTGGGAATTCATTATGGTATAAAAGATTATATTCTTTTAGCGGTTGTCAGCTTGTTTGTTTCGCTTGGAACAGCAGGGGTACCAGGTACTGCCACTATCACCACGGCAAGTGTTCTCACTGCTATGGGGTTGCCCCTGGAGCTTATTGTCCTTAGTATTCCGATTTCAGCCATTGCCGATACCGGACGTACTGCCACCAATATCACCGGTGCAATGGTAGCAGCTGCAATTGTGGGCCGGAAAGAAAACAGTCTGAATGATAAAATCTTCAATGATATTGAAATTAATGATTCTGTGGAGACAGAGGTTATTCAGGATTCTTTGGAGGAGGTACCAGTGGGAGCCGGTTGCCGCTTATAA